A window from Vanessa cardui chromosome 21, ilVanCard2.1, whole genome shotgun sequence encodes these proteins:
- the LOC124538708 gene encoding septin-interacting protein 1 — MSDDEVIRFEITDYDLDNEFNPNRNRRAKKEHQIYGIWAKDSDEEDNEDNIRQKSRKPKDFSAPIGFVAGGVQQAGKKKEEKKKELLEKSEASTSRPKFADSSDEDEPANPDERETAGIRRAGQGLRGVNLGGSVGAWEKHTKGIGAKLLLQMGYQPGRGLGKDLQGISAPVEATVRKGRGAIGAYGPEKAAQKAKKEEERRQIEKEKEEEGSKEKTGNWKKSHKGRYFYRDAADVIQEGKPTMHTISSDELSRVPVIDLTGREKKVLSGYHALRAAAPRYEHEPRRACTRFQAPELSHNLQLMVDCCEQDIIRNARELQQAEDEIVALGRDLDEHDARLRDQDAVVARVQAILARVERLSRPDASLETAHDVLSDLKESFPLEYEMFGLGSIAGNIVSPLLSAMLAKWDPLQSPEEPVAAVARWRALLTGEAYDALLGQLLLPPLARAAEAWEPRAPARMVAALEAWRGAAPAWLARAVAARHVAPRLLGAVRAWDPTRDTLPVHRWVLPWHALAGEALAAAVYPLIRSRLAAALAAWHPADASARPLLAAWRDAWGPALGPLLHHHVLPKLEHCLRAAPVELVGRENAAWLWCVQWLELLGAPTLGALAARALLPRWLGALAAWLNTAPPHATVLASYSAFRKMFPEEILKEPVVRDAFRKALDMMNRSTDIESLEPPPPPRFTPSESKDTSKIDILASVAQQKSFSELLESRCIEKGITFVPIAGKLREGRPLYKIGELQCYVIRNVIMYSNDGGRTFAPIGLDRLLSLVEE, encoded by the exons ATGTCTGACGACGAAGTTATACGGTTTGAAATTACTGACTATGATTTGGATAACGAATTCAATCCAAACAGAAATCGAAGAGCTAAGAAAGAACACCAGATATATG GTATATGGGCAAAAGACAGTGATGAGGAAGACAATGAAGATAACATCAGACAGAAGAGTCGGAAGCCAAAAGACTTCTCGGCTCCTATTGGCTTTGTGGCAGGAGGTGTGCAGCAGGCAGGCAAGAAAAAAGAAGAGAAAAAGAAAG AATTATTAGAAAAATCAGAAGCATCCACTTCTCGACCCAAATTTGCAGACAGCTCAGATGAGGATGAACCAGCAAATCCAGATGAAAGAGAGACTGCAGGTATCCGTCGAGCGGGGCAAGGCTTACGAGGTGTCAACCTTGGAGGAAGTGTTGGAGCCTGGGAAAAGCATACCAAAGGAATTGGTGCTAAGCTTTTGTTACAG ATGGGTTACCAACCTGGAAGAGGTCTGGGTAAAGATCTGCAGGGTATATCAGCCCCCGTAGAAGCTACTGTGAGAAAAGGAAGGGGGGCTATTGGAGCTTACGGACCTGAGAAGGCAGCT CAAAAAGCAAAAAAGGAGGAGGAGCGTCGTCAGATAGAGAAAGAAAAAGAGGAAGAAGGTAGCAAGGAGAAGACTGGCAACTGGAAAAAGTCTCACAAGGGTCGCTACTTCTACAGGGATGCGGCAGATGTGATACAAGAGGGTAAACCCACCATGCATACTATTAGCag CGACGAGCTGTCTCGCGTGCCGGTGATCGACCTGACGGGGCGCGAGAAGAAGGTGCTGAGCGGCTACCACGCGctgcgcgccgccgcgccgcgctaCGAGCACGAGCCGCGCCGCGCCTGCACGCGCTTCCAGGCGCCCGAGCTGTCGCACAACCTGCAGCTCATGGTGGACTGCTGCGAGCAGGACATCATCCGCAACGCGCGCGAGCTGCAGCAGGCCGAGGACGAGATCGTGGCGCTGGGCCGCGACCTGGACGAGCACGACGCCCGCCTGCGCGACCAGGACGCCGTCGTCGCGCGCGTGCAGGCCATCCTCGCGCGCGTCGAGCGCCTCAGCCGCCCCGACGCCTCGCTCGAGACCGCCCACGACGTCCTCTCGGACCTGAAG GAGTCGTTCCCGCTCGAGTACGAGATGTTCGGGCTCGGGAGCATCGCCGGCAACATCGTGAGCCCGCTGCTCAGCGCGATGCTGGCCAAGTGGGACCCGCTGCAGAGCCCCGAGGAGCCGGTGGCGGCGGTGGCGCGGTGGCGCGCGCTGCTGACGGGCGAGGCGTACGACGCGCTGCTGGGGCAGCTGCTGCTGCCGCCGCTGGCGCGCGCGGCCGAGGCGTGGGAGCCGCGCGCGCCGGCGCGCATGGTGGCGGCGCTGGAGGCGtggcgcggcgcggcgccggCGTGGCTGGCGCGCGCGGTGGCGGCGCGCCACGTGGCGCCGCGCCTGCTGGGCGCCGTGCGCGCGTGGGACCCGACGCGCGACACGCTGCCCGTGCACCGCTGGGTGCTGCCGTGGCACGCGCTGGCGGGCGAGGCGCTGGCGGCGGCCGTGTACCCGCTCATCCGCTCGCGGCTGGCGGCGGCGCTGGCGGCGTGGCACCCGGCCGACGCGTCGGCGCGCCCGCTGCTGGCGGCGTGGCGCGACGCGTGGGGGCCGGCGCTGGGGCCGCTGCTGCACCACCACGTGCTGCCCAAGCTGGAGCACTGCCTGCGCGCCGCGCCCGTCGAGCTCGTCGGCCGCGAGAACG CGGCGTGGCTGTGGTGCGTGCAGTGGCTGGAGCTGCTGGGCGCGCCGACGCTGGGCGCGCTGGCGGCGCGGGCGCTGCTGCCGCGCTGGCTGGGCGCGCTGGCGGCGTGGCTCAACACCGCGCCGCCGCACGCCACCGTGCTCGCCTCCTACTCTGCCTTCCGC AAAATGTTTCCGGAAGAAATCCTCAAGGAGCCCGTTGTACGTGACGCGTTCAGAAAAGCCCTGGATATGATGAACCGAAGCACTGATATCGAGTCCCTCGAGCCTCCCCCTCCACCTCGCTTCACCCCCTCTGAGTCTAAGGACACCTCCAAAATTGACATATTGGCATCAGTTGCTCAACAGAAGAGCTTCTCCGAACTCCTAGAATCTAGATGTATTGAAAAGGGGATAACGTTCGTTCCCATCGCGGGGAAACTGAGGGAGGGGAGGCCCCTGTACAAGATCGGGGAGTTGCAGTGTTACGTTATACGTAACGTGATAATGTATTCCAATGATGGTGGCAGGACGTTCGCCCCCATAGGTCTGGACAGGTTGTTGAGTTTAGTGGAAGAGTGA
- the LOC124538766 gene encoding mitochondrial pyruvate carrier 2-like isoform X2 has protein sequence MSGVYRAVVKVADKFVPTKLRPLWEHEAGPKTIFFWAPAFKWALVMASIDEFRRPLEKVSPTQSATLAATGLIWTRYCLVIRPINYSLSLCNFALGLANGVQVFRAYNFQRSIKST, from the exons atgtcagGCGTATACCGAGCTGTTGTTAAAGTTGCTGATAAATTTGTACCAACTAAATTGCGTCCTCTATGGGAACATGAAGCtg GTCCAAAAACTATTTTCTTCTGGGCTCCAGCATTTAAATgg GCTCTAGTTATGGCGTCTATTGATGAATTTAGGCGTCCTCTTGAGAAAGTGTCGCCGACCCAATCTGCTACGCTAGCCGCCACCGGATTGATCTGGACCCGTTACTGCCTTGTCATTCGTCcgataaattattctttatctCTATGTAATTTCGCCCTCGGTTTGGCCAATGGTGTCCAAGTCTTCAGGGCCTATAACTTTCAGCGTAGTATAAAATCTACctaa
- the LOC124538766 gene encoding mitochondrial pyruvate carrier 2-like isoform X1, with amino-acid sequence MSGVYRAVVKVADKFVPTKLRPLWEHEAGPKTIFFWAPAFKWGLVMAGLGDLNRPVESLSLPQSVSLAATGLIWSRYSLVIIPKNYSLFAVNVFVAITNLYQIGRAIKYQQNLKEKEKVKE; translated from the exons atgtcagGCGTATACCGAGCTGTTGTTAAAGTTGCTGATAAATTTGTACCAACTAAATTGCGTCCTCTATGGGAACATGAAGCtg GTCCAAAAACTATTTTCTTCTGGGCTCCAGCATTTAAATgg GGCTTGGTGATGGCTGGGTTGGGTGACTTGAATCGGCCTGTGGAATCTTTGTCGTTGCCACAATCTGTGTCACTTGCGGCAACGGGTCTCATCTGGTCTCGTTATTCTCTTGTCATTATACCAAAGAACTACAGTCTTTTTGCTGTTAATGTGTTTGTCGCTATTACGAACTTGTATCAAATAGGTAGAGCTATCAAATATCAACAAAAtcttaaagaaaaagaaaaagtgaAAGAATAG
- the LOC124538816 gene encoding uncharacterized protein LOC124538816, which produces MGTSTMGSDLHSDKQDKLLKLQARKKELELMLASKNEELYKLCVQEVQLTGVMPLEAPLSPEVPQRERLGSVRSVDRSTDGTDVQDGSDNSSRRLRAVSDRIHDSDPNLRKNHTHRLSTPSISGISSKSAHSRHVRRPETSCSNFFPSPPQERNPETFSIHTSHTYPALAGRHESVPHDNLHSELQQGPVYRHHTLTTEYTNKIYYNNSAEANNVSRLRETHFSSSHPDITTNYTHGSVAPQPVPAHNGTRNTPLLYQYASHLKSQNQHLGVLNHHHLMQMQSKRRTDGVRRNTLQRTQTYHLTSHSDYNHHLENMTDAYRQPAPVYQHRSQPDIQDQPIERRQNPIERTIPVPNTLPLRERNMVRNPLHLQLQVSTDDYIIDDRRHYPDALSPVSQMSGYSQSNFDSVSMNKFSPTLSQDMKVKEKHWYETSLDSPTKSEVPVLKKSASLKRTPSIGNSQTYEIMISSGRHSAMQSPNHIPHSPPVLSPSAVSLESPKNMTVIEQGKCIPYREETKPFEMSDFYKYSTKFRQTNVQKAPMPNPAHSASTMYNKLPMELPQFSQDQWHGHGN; this is translated from the coding sequence ATGGGTACGAGCACAATGGGTAGCGATTTACATTCCGATAAGCAGGACAAACTGTTAAAACTACAGGCTCGAAAAAAAGAACTAGAGCTGATGTTAGCATCCAAAAATGAGGAGCTTTACAAGTTGTGTGTGCAAGAAGTACAGTTGACGGGTGTAATGCCCCTAGAAGCGCCTCTGAGTCCAGAAGTTCCACAACGGGAAAGATTAGGTAGTGTAAGAAGTGTCGATAGGTCCACAGATGGGACGGATGTCCAAGACGGCTCTGATAACTCTTCGAGACGCCTTAGAGCTGTGTCTGATCGCATACATGATTCCGATCCGAATCTGCGAAAGAACCATACCCACAGGCTATCAACACCTTCGATATCAGGTATTTCGTCAAAAAGTGCTCATTCTAGGCATGTCCGCAGACCTGAGACCAGTTGCTCAAACTTCTTTCCATCGCCACCCCAAGAACGAAATCCGGAAACATTTTCAATACACACCTCTCATACCTATCCCGCTTTAGCTGGCCGCCATGAATCTGTTCCACATGATAATCTGCACAGTGAACTTCAGCAAGGTCCTGTATATCGTCATCATACTTTAACAACTGAATACACGAATAagatctattataataattcagcaGAAGCAAATAATGTGTCACGCTTGAGAGAGACTCATTTTAGCTCCAGTCACCCTGATATTACAACTAATTACACCCACGGTTCTGTCGCACCGCAGCCTGTGCCCGCACACAATGGAACGCGCAATACTCCACTCCTATATCAATATGCATCACATTTAAAATCACAGAATCAACACCTTGGAGTTTTAAACCACCACCATCTCATGCAAATGCAATCCAAAAGGAGAACTGATGGTGTTCGAAGAAATACTTTACAGCGTACTCAGACATACCATCTCACATCACACAGTGATTATAATCATCACTTAGAAAACATGACTGATGCATACAGACAGCCTGCACCAGTTTATCAACATAGATCACAACCCGACATACAAGATCAACCGATAGAAAGAAGACAGAATCCAATTGAAAGAACTATTCCTGTTCCGAACACATTGCCTCTCCGCGAACGTAATATGGTTAGAAATCCACTTCATTTGCAGCTGCAAGTATCCACCGATGATTATATAATTGATGACAGACGTCATTATCCCGATGCTCTAAGTCCTGTCAGCCAAATGTCGGGTTATTCACAGAGTAATTTTGATTCTGTAAGCATGAATAAATTTTCACCTACTTTATCCCAAGACATGaaagttaaagaaaaacattggTATGAGACATCCCTAGACTCACCAACAAAAAGTGAGGTGCCTGTATTGAAGAAAAGTGCCAGCTTGAAGCGGACTCCCAGTATAGGTAATTCACAAACTTACGAAATAATGATTTCGTCTGGTCGTCACTCTGCTATGCAGAGCCCAAACCATATACCACATAGTCCCCCTGTATTATCGCCGAGTGCAGTGTCACTCGAGTCTCCTAAAAACATGACAGTTATTGAACAGGGTAAATGTATTCCATACAGAGAAGAAACTAAACCGTTTGAGATGTCAGACTTTTATAAATACTCAACAAAATTCAGGCAGACTAATGTTCAAAAAGCTCCTATGCCAAATCCTGCCCATAGTGCCAGTACAATGTACAATAAACTGCCAATGGAGCTACCACAGTTTAGCCAGGATCAATGGCATGGACACGGCAACTGA
- the LOC124538856 gene encoding uncharacterized protein LOC124538856 yields MNESNNLGLSTAAPIHLIIKMKVLFLCVFVILINFKIAYGRTRVGAGSRCVNMWDEGCINGQLPGSGRDDDYINGGFNPGKRCINMWDEGCMNGQLIGSGRDDDYINGGFNPGKRCIGEGCDGWLGNPGSNGLRNNQLDGLRITNELLARLYKNRQH; encoded by the exons ATGAATGAATCAAATAATCTTGGATTATCAACAGCAGCTCCAATccatttaataatcaaaatgaaagttttgtttttatgtgtatttgttattttaattaactttaaaattgcGTACGGAAGGACTCGCGTAGGTG CTGGCAGTCGGTGTGTTAATATGTGGGATGAAGGCTGTATTAATGGACAACTCCCTGGATCAG GTCGCGATGACGATTATATAAATGGTGGTTTTAACCCCGGTAAGCGGTGTATCAACATGTGGGACGAAGGGTGCATGAACGGACAACTTATCGGTTCAG GTCGTGACGATGACTATATAAATGGAGGTTTCAATCCTGGAAAACGTTGCATTGGAGAAGGATGCGATGGCTGGCTAGGAAATCCAG gtAGCAATGGACTTCGCAACAATCAATTAGATGGACTTAGAATTACCAACGAATTACTGGCAAGGCTGTATAAGAATAGACAACATTGA
- the LOC124539064 gene encoding uncharacterized protein LOC124539064: MTEREKRKQRKIWKEASKKYREKKKAISSIVNNTPPHSDDELAEARSLVRRTVGRKIVRKDRAKAYRIIKKQEKTIANIKRKYETLKKRLRRKEKREQEKVQIPTTPNSKVDALIKNVDVPPEVRKNLLFNEVLTTQLKEKVCTLRKNSKEREVFQKCVSGNMLRKYKLLHMAKTFLPKERTSTSILKSDTKIREVVLTAEVREKVKDFFQRDDVSRMCPGKRDFVKRNGVKKQKRLLLYTVKELTSKFVQETGINLPYATLLRAKPFWVVAPTFRDRESCLCVKHENFEFKLNKLKNLQQFVTHTSVEKTIEDYSCDITSYDCMNGICDTCKNPKLESADNADSVTYTQRQKMWPKL, encoded by the coding sequence ATGACTGAGAGAGAAAAGCGAAAGCAGAGAAAAATTTGGAAAGAAGCTTCAAAAAAATACAGAGAAAAAAAGAAGGCAATATCGAGTATAGTAAACAATACTCCGCCTCATTCTGATGATGAATTAGCTGAAGCACGGTCTTTAGTAAGAAGAACAGTGGGAAGAAAAATTGTTCGGAAGGATAGAGCTAAAGCATaccgtataataaaaaaacaagagaaaacAATTGCTAACATAAAACGTAAGTATGAAACTTTAAAGAAAAGACttagaagaaaagaaaaaagggAACAGGAAAAAGTTCAGATACCAACAACTCCTAACAGCAAAGTTGACGCATTGATTAAAAATGTCGACGTGCCTCCAGAAGTGCGCAAGAATCTGTTATTTAACGAAGTTCTGACtacacaattaaaagaaaaggtCTGTACTTTAAGAAAAAATTCCAAAGAGAGGGAAGTCTTCCAAAAATGTGTTAGCGGTAACATGCTACGGAAATATAAGTTGCTTCATATGGCTAAGACTTTTTTGCCAAAAGAGAGAACTAGTACATCGATTCTGAAGTCTGATACTAAAATACGTGAGGTTGTTTTGACGGCGGAAGTTCGTGAAAAAGTAAAAGATTTCTTCCAAAGAGATGATGTCAGCAGGATGTGCCCAGGCAAGAGAGATTTTGTGAAGAGAAACGGTGTTAAGAAGCAAAAACGCCTCCTTTTATACACAGTTAAAGAACTGACGTCAAAATTCGTTCAAGAAACTGGAATAAATTTACCATATGCAACATTATTAAGAGCAAAACCGTTTTGGGTGGTAGCTCCAACATTCAGAGACAGAGAATCTTGTTTATGTGTCAAACACGAAAACTTCGAATTTAAactgaacaaattaaaaaacttacaacAATTTGTTACTCACACGAGTGTAGAGAAAACCATCGAGGATTATAGTTGCGACATAACATCCTATGACTGCATGAATGGTATTTGTGATACTTGTAAAAATCCGAAGCTTGAGTCAGCTGATAATGCAGATTCTGTGACATACACTCAGCGGCAGAAAATGTGGCCCAAACTCTAA